In Planktothrix tepida PCC 9214, the genomic window TGTTGAAAAACTTGTAGAGTTGTGTCTCTATTTTTTTTATTTTACACCTTTAAGCGTTCCTGTTCGGCTAGAGATAAAGTTTCCGTTGGTGTTAAGTCACTTTTTGAATCTAAAGGATTATAAAAAAAGGAACCAGTTTGAGGGGGTAAAGTGGGATCAACAACCACTTCAATAATACTTTTAATCACCCCTGCCATGGGAATTGCCAGAATAAATCCTAATAATCCTCCTATTTTTCCTCCTAATAATAAAGCACTAAAAATAATCACAGGGCTTAATCCGGTTAAATCTCCCATAATTCGAGGAGCAACAATATTATCCTTAACTTGTTGAATGGCAACGGCAACGGCTAACACTTGTAAAGCCAGCCACCAATCAATAAAAGCCACAATAATCGTAACAGTTCCAATCCCTAATGTGGCTCCCACAAAGGGGATAATTTCCAATAATCCAATCACAACAGCAAATAATAGGAAATAGGGAACTTTTAACATTAAAAAGGCAACGGTTAAGGTGACAGCCATAAAAATTCCCTGCAAGGTTTGTCCTAAGACAAATTTTTTCAAATTCCGTTCTAGTGAAAAGGTTAAAACCTCGCGAATTTGGGGGGATAAAATAGTGATTAGGAGGTTCCATAACCGTTCCCCATCTAATAACATATAAAAGGCAATGACCAAAATAAAAATTAAGTCAAAAAACCAATTAAAGGTTCCTAGCACTAAACCTAAACTTCCGGTGAGAATCGGTTCAATGGTTCCTTGAATTCGAGACAAAAGTTGCTGTTGTAAAATTCCGACATCAAAGGGTAAATTTCGGTCAGCACTCCAAACTTGAAATTCCGCTAACTGTTGCCGTCCTGATTCTATTAATTCGGGTAATCGAGTAATTAATTGTCGTCCTTGATTAAAGACAGGTGGGACAAGAGTTAAGGCAATAATTACAAAGGTTACAATCGCAATTAAATACACTAAAGCGGCGGCAATTCCTCGCGGAATAAAGCGTTCTAATTTTGCCACAGCGTAGTTC contains:
- a CDS encoding AI-2E family transporter is translated as MTNSVFSPLQSRLLTGLLILVVSWLSFQFLGYVGELISILVTSGLIAFLLNYAVAKLERFIPRGIAAALVYLIAIVTFVIIALTLVPPVFNQGRQLITRLPELIESGRQQLAEFQVWSADRNLPFDVGILQQQLLSRIQGTIEPILTGSLGLVLGTFNWFFDLIFILVIAFYMLLDGERLWNLLITILSPQIREVLTFSLERNLKKFVLGQTLQGIFMAVTLTVAFLMLKVPYFLLFAVVIGLLEIIPFVGATLGIGTVTIIVAFIDWWLALQVLAVAVAIQQVKDNIVAPRIMGDLTGLSPVIIFSALLLGGKIGGLLGFILAIPMAGVIKSIIEVVVDPTLPPQTGSFFYNPLDSKSDLTPTETLSLAEQERLKV